In Symmachiella dynata, the following are encoded in one genomic region:
- a CDS encoding efflux RND transporter periplasmic adaptor subunit has protein sequence MSSPLERQVTDYEIFTARTAAVQSVDINPRVSGYLTKINFKDGDVVKKGDVLFEIDDRTYAAQLAQAKASLEFSKASLIESQAEYDIGLSVQKKNKGAISEQELTRRLGARDESQASVDKSKANLALAQLYFDWCKVTSPIDGRLGRHMVDEGNLVTENVTTLVNVVSVKPIWAYFNVDQNTAERYEQLVTDGKLKSARSGKIPVQMAVGADTEFSLDGFVDFIGNQLDASTGSIQLRAVFKNEDERLVSGLFTRIRIPTSPPHEALLVTDAAIGTNQGQRYVLVVNEKQEVEYRIVDVGQMHNGLRAIKPYRTVSDTGPDGQVVQKQVEVLKPTDQVIVEGLLRAKPGIKVDPQTVDMLTLLRTPQSVPQAAKTQSSDK, from the coding sequence GTGAGCTCGCCACTTGAGCGACAAGTGACCGACTACGAGATATTCACCGCGCGCACGGCAGCCGTGCAGTCGGTCGACATCAATCCCCGCGTTTCCGGTTATCTGACAAAGATCAATTTCAAGGATGGCGACGTCGTTAAAAAGGGGGACGTCCTGTTTGAGATCGACGACCGGACCTATGCGGCACAGCTCGCACAAGCGAAAGCCAGCCTAGAGTTTTCCAAGGCCAGCCTGATTGAAAGTCAGGCGGAATACGACATTGGTCTGTCCGTCCAAAAGAAAAATAAAGGGGCGATCAGCGAACAGGAACTGACCCGCCGGCTCGGCGCTCGTGATGAATCGCAAGCGTCGGTCGACAAATCCAAAGCCAATCTTGCCTTGGCACAACTCTATTTTGATTGGTGCAAGGTCACCTCTCCCATTGATGGGCGGTTGGGGCGGCACATGGTTGACGAGGGGAATCTGGTCACGGAAAACGTCACTACGTTGGTCAACGTGGTTTCGGTCAAGCCGATTTGGGCCTATTTCAACGTCGATCAAAACACGGCGGAACGCTACGAGCAGTTGGTTACCGATGGCAAACTGAAATCAGCCCGCTCCGGAAAAATTCCCGTGCAGATGGCCGTCGGGGCAGATACCGAATTTTCACTCGATGGCTTCGTCGATTTTATCGGCAATCAACTCGACGCCAGTACCGGATCGATTCAGTTACGCGCCGTTTTTAAGAATGAGGATGAGCGACTCGTTTCCGGGTTGTTCACACGGATCCGCATTCCTACGTCGCCGCCTCATGAAGCGTTGCTTGTGACCGATGCGGCCATCGGCACGAATCAGGGGCAACGCTACGTGCTCGTGGTGAATGAAAAGCAGGAAGTGGAATACCGCATTGTTGATGTTGGGCAAATGCACAACGGATTGCGGGCGATCAAACCTTATCGGACCGTCTCCGATACTGGTCCTGATGGTCAAGTCGTCCAGAAGCAAGTGGAGGTTCTCAAACCCACGGATCAAGTCATTGTCGAAGGTTTGCTCCGCGCCAAGCCGGGTATCAAAGTGGATCCACAAACCGTCGATATGTTGACCCTCTTACGCACTCCCCAATCGGTTCCCCAAGCGGCGAAGACACAGTCGAGCGACAAATAA
- a CDS encoding bifunctional SulP family inorganic anion transporter/carbonic anhydrase translates to MTEQLSKKSGTLVNDLTASVVVFIVALPLCLGIALASEAPLFSGVLSGIIGGIVVGFLSRSHTSVSGPAAGLTAIVAAQIAVLGSFEAFLLAVMIAGAMQVAAGLARAGSIAMFVPNSVIKGLLTAIGIILILKQFPHVLGHDDDVEGEMSFTQPDQENTFTELLSVFQGQWHLGAASIGILSVAILVAWSRIKFLKNSPVPAPLIVVLVGLGLGQLFRGWGAGWLIGSTHLVQVPVAESLSEFSSFLTHPDFSAWSNPQIYIAAVTIAIVASLETVLNLEATDRLDPQQRQSPPSRELIAQGVGNMTTGLIGGIPMTSVIVRSSVNINSGGKTKLSAIIHGCLLLASVSLAPQVLNQIPLSCLAAILLVTGFKLASPELFRQMYKEGKYQFTPFLITVLAIVFTDLLVGILIGLGVSLSFILYSNVKRPLRRVVENHVGGEVLRIELSNQVSFLNRASLVQALDGIPQGGSVLIDARNSSYIDPDVLGLLHDFKNTSAPARGISVSLLGFRNRYFLEDEIQYIDYSTHELQERLTADQVLEMLIAGNERFRSGNTLTRHTIRQINATATAQHPLAVVVSCMDSRAPVEMIFDVGVGDVFVVRVAGNVISPEVLASIEYGCVIARAPLVLVMGHTNCGAVTATVDAICGLSFNDAGCSHLKYIVDEVSPSIDGLSHFNAEQASEEDKIAFVNQVSERNVQHSVDAILQRSPAISEQVRNGQAAVVGAMYDVNTGQLHCQDVNETAKA, encoded by the coding sequence ATGACGGAACAACTCTCTAAAAAATCCGGAACGCTTGTGAACGACCTCACCGCGAGTGTGGTCGTGTTTATCGTCGCCTTACCATTGTGCCTGGGAATCGCGCTGGCCTCCGAGGCTCCGCTTTTTTCCGGCGTTCTCTCCGGAATCATCGGCGGAATCGTCGTTGGTTTTCTGAGTCGCTCGCATACCAGCGTCAGCGGTCCCGCAGCCGGCCTGACGGCAATTGTCGCAGCCCAAATCGCAGTGCTGGGATCCTTCGAAGCATTCCTGTTGGCTGTGATGATTGCCGGAGCGATGCAAGTTGCGGCCGGTCTGGCGCGCGCTGGCTCCATTGCCATGTTTGTACCAAACAGCGTGATTAAAGGCCTGCTCACAGCCATCGGCATCATCTTGATCCTCAAACAGTTTCCACACGTCTTGGGCCACGACGATGATGTCGAAGGAGAAATGTCCTTCACACAACCGGACCAAGAGAATACGTTTACCGAGCTGTTGTCGGTGTTCCAAGGCCAGTGGCATCTTGGTGCGGCATCGATCGGGATACTCTCCGTCGCCATATTGGTTGCCTGGAGCCGGATCAAATTCCTCAAAAACTCGCCCGTGCCGGCCCCGTTGATCGTCGTGCTGGTCGGTCTTGGACTCGGACAACTGTTCCGGGGTTGGGGAGCAGGTTGGCTGATTGGCAGTACGCATCTGGTACAGGTCCCCGTGGCTGAAAGCTTGAGCGAATTTAGTAGCTTCCTGACACATCCAGATTTCTCTGCCTGGTCAAATCCGCAGATCTATATCGCGGCGGTGACTATCGCGATCGTCGCCTCGCTGGAAACCGTCCTCAATCTCGAAGCCACCGATCGTCTCGATCCCCAACAGAGACAATCCCCGCCCAGTCGAGAATTGATCGCCCAAGGTGTGGGCAATATGACGACCGGCTTGATCGGGGGAATTCCCATGACCTCGGTCATCGTCCGCAGCTCGGTGAATATCAACTCCGGTGGAAAAACCAAACTCTCGGCGATTATCCACGGCTGTCTGCTGCTGGCTAGTGTGAGTCTGGCGCCTCAGGTCTTGAACCAAATTCCACTGTCTTGCCTGGCGGCCATCCTACTCGTGACAGGTTTCAAATTGGCAAGCCCGGAGCTATTCCGGCAAATGTACAAGGAAGGCAAATATCAGTTCACGCCGTTTTTAATTACAGTGCTGGCCATCGTATTCACAGACTTGCTCGTGGGAATTCTCATCGGCTTAGGAGTCAGCCTGAGTTTCATCCTCTACAGCAACGTCAAACGTCCCTTGCGCCGCGTTGTTGAAAATCATGTCGGCGGCGAGGTGCTGCGGATTGAGCTCTCAAATCAAGTCAGTTTCTTAAACCGGGCCTCACTGGTTCAGGCGCTCGACGGAATTCCGCAAGGAGGCAGCGTACTGATCGATGCCCGCAATTCGAGTTACATCGATCCGGATGTATTGGGATTGCTGCACGATTTTAAAAATACGTCCGCACCTGCGCGAGGGATCAGTGTCAGCCTGTTAGGATTTCGGAATCGATACTTTCTCGAGGATGAGATTCAATACATTGACTACTCCACGCACGAACTCCAGGAACGCCTGACCGCCGATCAGGTCTTGGAAATGCTGATTGCCGGGAACGAGCGGTTCCGGTCCGGAAACACCTTAACGCGGCATACGATTCGCCAGATCAATGCAACGGCGACCGCTCAGCACCCATTGGCGGTCGTCGTGAGTTGCATGGATTCTCGTGCACCGGTGGAGATGATTTTCGACGTTGGCGTGGGTGATGTGTTTGTCGTGCGCGTGGCCGGCAACGTCATCAGCCCCGAAGTCTTGGCGAGCATTGAATACGGGTGTGTCATCGCGCGTGCTCCGTTGGTGTTAGTGATGGGCCACACCAACTGCGGCGCGGTTACTGCGACGGTGGATGCCATCTGCGGCCTCTCATTCAATGACGCTGGCTGTAGTCATCTCAAGTATATTGTCGACGAGGTATCGCCTTCCATCGACGGCCTGTCCCACTTCAATGCCGAACAAGCGTCCGAAGAAGACAAGATCGCGTTCGTCAATCAAGTCAGTGAGCGGAATGTGCAACACTCGGTAGATGCGATCTTACAGCGTAGTCCGGCCATCAGCGAACAAGTCCGCAACGGTCAGGCAGCAGTGGTCGGTGCAATGTACGATGTCAACACCGGCCAACTGCACTGCCAAGACGTTAACGAAACGGCCAAGGCATAA
- a CDS encoding chloride channel protein, producing the protein MEYVRRFDNLLKAFDLKSTGKWFFLSGLIGIVAGLGAIAFQFLSQLVLSLALNGVAGYMPLEPVGEYTFLPHTHTEFSPWHLLLVMAGGGLVSGWLVFKFAPEAAGHGTDGVIEAFHEKRGVIRTRVPFIKTVASAVTLGTGGSGGREGPIAQIGAGFGSYLATRLKLSDRDRRIMVAAGMGAGVGAIFRAPLAGALFAGEILYKDAEIESDVIVPAAISSIIGYSVYSLSLPPDYRFTPLFGRDLQFEVGSTLELIPYALLAIILSFVAVLYIKVFYGTHKIFDRLPIPVMLRPALGALLAGLIGLGIFYGFDGDVRALAVLSTGYGAIQHAVASQTTMAIPLLLAIAFGKIVTTSCTISSGGSGGVFGPSMVIGGSIGSAVGQFFHEYSPDIVHHPQAYTIVGMAGFFAGAAHAPISTIIMVSEMTGNYQLLLPAMWVSTLCFLFCRRWTLYQKQAPSRMESPAHRGDFIVDVLEGIHVSDVFVPGRPVTCVPESMTLDQIVHLLAETHESYFPVVNEQDRVVGIFSARDVRTYLYDETIWNLAIAEDIMTTKIVSVKPNDDLNTALQRFTSVNLDELPVFDAEEPGKLLGMLRRKETIAFYNRQLLRRKQGEVA; encoded by the coding sequence ATGGAATACGTACGACGGTTTGACAATCTCCTCAAGGCCTTTGACCTCAAGTCGACAGGAAAATGGTTCTTTCTCTCGGGTTTGATTGGCATTGTCGCCGGTTTGGGAGCGATTGCCTTTCAGTTCCTCAGCCAGTTGGTGCTCTCCCTGGCGCTCAACGGCGTTGCCGGATACATGCCGTTAGAACCGGTCGGTGAGTACACTTTTTTGCCACATACCCACACGGAGTTTTCACCTTGGCATCTGCTACTGGTAATGGCTGGAGGGGGACTTGTCTCCGGTTGGCTGGTCTTCAAATTTGCTCCAGAGGCTGCCGGCCACGGGACCGATGGGGTCATTGAGGCGTTCCACGAAAAACGAGGGGTTATTCGAACCCGCGTCCCTTTCATCAAAACCGTCGCATCAGCCGTCACGTTGGGGACCGGTGGATCAGGCGGTCGAGAAGGGCCGATTGCCCAAATCGGTGCAGGCTTTGGATCGTATTTGGCCACGCGGTTAAAACTTTCTGATCGTGACCGGCGAATCATGGTAGCGGCGGGCATGGGAGCCGGCGTCGGTGCGATCTTTCGCGCTCCGTTGGCCGGCGCTTTGTTCGCTGGAGAAATCCTCTATAAAGATGCCGAAATCGAATCGGACGTTATCGTTCCGGCGGCCATCTCTTCCATCATCGGCTACAGCGTCTACAGCCTGTCGCTGCCGCCTGATTATCGCTTCACGCCGTTATTTGGACGAGACTTACAGTTTGAAGTTGGTTCCACGCTGGAACTCATTCCCTATGCGCTGTTGGCGATCATTCTGTCCTTTGTCGCGGTTTTATATATCAAGGTGTTTTACGGCACCCATAAAATTTTCGATCGCCTTCCAATCCCAGTCATGCTGCGCCCTGCGCTGGGAGCTTTGCTGGCCGGCCTGATCGGATTAGGAATCTTCTACGGATTCGACGGCGATGTGCGGGCGCTCGCCGTGCTCTCCACAGGTTACGGTGCGATTCAACACGCGGTTGCGTCCCAGACGACAATGGCCATCCCACTCCTATTAGCAATTGCCTTCGGGAAAATCGTGACCACCTCCTGCACGATCAGTTCCGGTGGATCGGGGGGTGTCTTTGGTCCCTCGATGGTCATCGGCGGCTCGATTGGATCGGCAGTCGGACAATTCTTTCATGAATACTCACCCGACATTGTTCACCACCCGCAGGCGTATACGATCGTCGGCATGGCCGGGTTCTTTGCCGGAGCTGCGCATGCGCCGATCTCCACAATCATTATGGTCTCGGAGATGACCGGCAATTATCAATTGCTGTTGCCGGCCATGTGGGTCTCTACGCTCTGCTTTCTGTTTTGCCGCCGCTGGACCTTGTATCAAAAACAGGCCCCCAGCCGGATGGAATCCCCCGCGCACCGCGGCGATTTTATTGTCGACGTGCTCGAAGGCATTCACGTCAGTGATGTGTTTGTCCCAGGTCGCCCGGTGACCTGTGTCCCTGAATCGATGACCCTCGACCAAATCGTGCACCTGTTGGCTGAAACGCACGAATCGTATTTTCCCGTCGTCAATGAGCAAGACCGGGTCGTAGGTATCTTCTCCGCCCGCGATGTGCGGACGTATCTCTACGACGAGACCATCTGGAACCTGGCAATCGCCGAGGACATCATGACGACCAAAATCGTCAGCGTGAAACCGAACGACGATCTGAACACCGCCTTGCAGCGATTTACTTCGGTAAATCTCGACGAACTCCCGGTCTTCGACGCCGAAGAGCCGGGTAAACTGCTGGGGATGTTGCGCCGCAAGGAAACCATCGCGTTCTATAACCGGCAGTTGCTCCGAAGAAAACAAGGGGAAGTGGCTTAA
- a CDS encoding Gfo/Idh/MocA family protein, protein MAHNSLNRRRFLQHTSAWAGIAVWTGLAGRASGFESANARPRIAAVGTGSRWDHRATGLDGTYGSGKQFPKYGDIVAVCDADTDRRERAAGLVKEWNGAAPDVVADYRAIIDRDDIDIVHISTPDHWHAKIAIEAMLSGKDVYCEKPMTLTIDEGRQMCDVCRRTGQIVQVGTQQRSDEKFLKAIAIIRDGRIGELKQVTCSIGGGPTSPEIPAVDAPKQLDWNQWLGPAPEVAYRSLAGPNGETQSWSRSHYEFRWWYEYSGGKLTDWGAHHVDIATWAMDKTKTGPISIDPVMVKHPVPFKDGYPTADNQYNTATEFLIKAAYADGMELTIRHDLDNGILFEGTEGRIFINRGRLAGKPVEDLATNPLPEGALEQVYKGRPLTDHFRNFFEAVADRKQPVSDVFSHHRGLTTCHLAGIAARLGRKIQWDPRAEKVLNDKQAQSFVSRDKRPGFEIET, encoded by the coding sequence ATGGCCCACAATTCCCTCAACCGTCGCCGTTTCCTGCAACATACCTCCGCCTGGGCGGGCATCGCCGTCTGGACGGGGCTGGCCGGCCGCGCATCAGGTTTTGAAAGCGCAAACGCGCGTCCGCGAATCGCCGCTGTCGGCACCGGGAGCCGTTGGGACCATCGCGCGACCGGATTGGACGGCACGTACGGTTCGGGCAAACAGTTCCCCAAGTATGGCGACATTGTCGCCGTCTGCGATGCCGACACCGACCGCCGCGAACGCGCAGCAGGTCTCGTTAAGGAGTGGAACGGAGCCGCGCCGGATGTCGTCGCCGATTACCGGGCGATTATTGATCGCGACGATATCGACATTGTCCATATCTCCACGCCCGACCACTGGCATGCAAAAATCGCTATCGAAGCGATGCTCTCCGGCAAGGACGTCTATTGCGAAAAGCCGATGACACTGACCATCGACGAAGGCCGGCAAATGTGCGACGTCTGCCGCCGCACGGGCCAAATTGTGCAAGTCGGCACACAACAACGCAGCGACGAAAAGTTCCTCAAAGCCATCGCCATCATTCGTGATGGACGGATCGGAGAACTCAAACAGGTCACCTGCAGCATCGGCGGCGGCCCCACGAGCCCAGAAATTCCCGCAGTCGATGCACCAAAACAGCTCGACTGGAATCAATGGCTCGGCCCCGCTCCTGAGGTCGCCTACCGTAGCTTAGCCGGTCCCAATGGCGAAACCCAAAGCTGGTCGCGGTCCCATTACGAATTTCGTTGGTGGTACGAGTACTCCGGCGGCAAGCTGACCGACTGGGGCGCGCACCACGTCGACATCGCCACCTGGGCCATGGACAAAACCAAGACGGGTCCCATCTCCATTGATCCGGTGATGGTCAAACATCCCGTGCCGTTCAAGGATGGATATCCGACCGCCGACAATCAGTACAACACCGCCACGGAGTTTTTGATCAAAGCCGCTTACGCCGACGGCATGGAGTTGACCATCCGGCACGATTTGGACAACGGCATCTTATTCGAAGGAACCGAAGGCCGTATTTTCATCAATCGCGGCCGACTGGCCGGCAAACCGGTCGAAGACCTCGCCACCAACCCACTGCCCGAAGGGGCACTGGAACAGGTCTACAAAGGCCGCCCGCTGACCGACCACTTCCGCAACTTCTTCGAAGCAGTCGCCGATCGTAAACAACCCGTCTCCGACGTCTTCAGCCATCACCGCGGCCTAACAACCTGCCATCTCGCGGGAATCGCCGCCCGACTGGGACGCAAAATCCAATGGGACCCGCGAGCCGAAAAAGTCCTCAACGACAAACAAGCACAAAGTTTCGTCAGCCGCGACAAACGCCCCGGCTTTGAGATTGAAACATAG
- a CDS encoding ATP-dependent helicase has protein sequence MHSLANLNPAQREAVTTLSGPLLVLAGAGTGKTRVITHRMVQLIRKGTPPKQILSVTFTNKAAREMLARTKILLGGKVRQKPVISTFHSLCVRILREEIEALGYPKTFTIFDRSDQESAARSALRHIRVGDQALKPGDLISQISQWKSAGVAADDAGEVAENDKEFLAAMAFRRYQQNLRAAGGVDFDDLLLLTRQLFREHPETLKRQRERFTHVQIDEYQDTNGIQFDLVEALVREHRNLCVVGDDDQSIYGWRGAEVKHILGFHHTFPGAKVIRLEDNYRCTDKIIALANELVQHNRGRHKKTLVAHKQSPHPVRFQKYDSEVGEAEQTVQEIQYIINEMNVPAGDFAILFRTNEQPRLFETELRRRQMPYLLLGTQSFFDRREIRDLLSYLKVLSQPTDEISLRRIINTPTRGIGAGTVEKLVARAVKAGSSLWDVLPAADSAGELPHKAAQAIDAFRGLMDRNRRRFQSNSHGLGECVRQLIDDIDYEREIERLYKEPTQRSMRMAMLEELVEAVEQYEGQADKPSLQEFLEETALNGRDVESDKESQVSKDAVKLMTLHSAKGLEFPRVYLVGLEEGILPHKRSVEGTEANIEEERRLAYVGITRACDHLTLSRAARRTKWGKPRTTLPSRFLFEMFGEKPPAAVVEGDDE, from the coding sequence ATGCATTCTCTCGCGAACTTGAATCCCGCCCAGCGGGAAGCAGTGACCACGCTTTCTGGTCCGCTCCTTGTGCTGGCCGGCGCCGGAACCGGAAAAACCCGCGTCATCACGCACCGCATGGTGCAGTTGATTCGTAAAGGGACGCCGCCCAAACAAATTCTTTCGGTGACGTTCACCAACAAAGCCGCGCGGGAAATGCTGGCGCGGACCAAAATTTTGCTGGGCGGCAAGGTCCGGCAGAAACCGGTGATCTCCACATTTCACTCGCTGTGCGTACGGATACTCCGCGAAGAAATTGAAGCGCTGGGCTATCCCAAGACGTTTACCATTTTTGATCGCAGCGATCAGGAATCGGCGGCGCGTTCGGCGCTGCGGCATATTCGCGTGGGCGATCAAGCGCTCAAACCGGGCGATTTGATATCACAAATCAGCCAATGGAAATCGGCCGGGGTGGCCGCCGATGATGCCGGCGAGGTTGCGGAAAACGACAAGGAATTCTTGGCAGCGATGGCTTTTCGCCGCTATCAGCAAAATCTCCGCGCCGCCGGCGGGGTGGATTTCGATGACCTGCTGCTGTTAACGCGTCAACTGTTTCGCGAACACCCGGAGACCTTAAAGCGGCAGCGCGAGCGGTTTACGCATGTGCAGATCGACGAGTATCAAGACACGAACGGCATCCAATTCGATTTGGTCGAAGCACTGGTCCGCGAACATCGCAATCTGTGCGTGGTGGGGGACGACGATCAATCCATTTATGGTTGGCGGGGAGCCGAGGTCAAACATATCCTCGGTTTTCACCACACGTTTCCCGGCGCCAAGGTGATTCGGCTGGAAGACAACTATCGTTGTACGGACAAGATCATCGCGCTGGCCAATGAGTTGGTTCAGCACAATCGCGGACGACACAAAAAAACGCTCGTGGCACACAAGCAATCGCCGCATCCGGTGCGATTTCAAAAATATGATTCCGAGGTGGGTGAAGCTGAACAGACGGTCCAGGAGATTCAATACATCATCAACGAGATGAACGTCCCGGCAGGGGACTTTGCGATCCTGTTCCGCACCAACGAACAACCGCGACTGTTCGAAACAGAATTGCGACGACGACAAATGCCTTATTTGCTGTTGGGGACGCAATCGTTTTTTGATCGTCGCGAGATTCGTGATTTGTTGTCCTACTTAAAAGTCCTTTCGCAACCGACCGACGAAATTTCATTGCGGCGGATCATCAACACACCGACGCGGGGCATCGGCGCCGGGACCGTCGAAAAATTAGTCGCCCGCGCCGTGAAGGCAGGCAGTAGCCTGTGGGATGTGCTTCCCGCCGCCGATTCAGCGGGAGAGTTACCGCACAAGGCGGCGCAGGCCATTGATGCGTTTCGAGGATTGATGGATCGCAACCGTCGCCGCTTCCAGTCCAACTCGCACGGTCTGGGAGAATGCGTGCGGCAACTGATCGATGATATCGACTACGAACGCGAAATCGAACGGCTGTATAAAGAACCGACGCAACGCTCGATGCGGATGGCCATGCTTGAGGAGTTGGTCGAAGCAGTCGAGCAGTATGAAGGACAAGCGGACAAGCCCTCGCTGCAGGAGTTTCTGGAAGAGACAGCGCTCAATGGCCGCGATGTGGAGAGTGACAAAGAGTCGCAAGTTTCCAAAGACGCCGTCAAGCTGATGACGTTGCACAGTGCCAAGGGATTGGAGTTTCCCCGCGTGTATCTGGTCGGATTAGAAGAAGGGATTTTACCGCACAAACGGTCGGTGGAGGGGACCGAAGCCAACATCGAAGAAGAGCGGCGTTTGGCATACGTGGGCATCACCCGCGCCTGCGATCACCTCACCCTCAGCCGCGCCGCCCGCCGCACCAAATGGGGCAAACCCCGGACGACATTACCGTCGCGATTTTTGTTCGAGATGTTCGGCGAAAAACCGCCGGCTGCGGTTGTTGAGGGGGATGACGAATGA
- a CDS encoding serine/threonine protein kinase, translating to MLLIKKILVPLIKRARLKKVNIDARFIKERKLGQGSMSEVWRAKDKLSGRVVALKILDLEKTARLEARFEGLAKPCEGEVAMKLRHPHIVRTLEHGITTNNEQYLVMEYVNGVSLTLPVALQNELMQSHRLTFIVQIGEGLDYFHKQGWIHRDLCPRNILVDRQNSIKLIDFGLVVPNTPPFRAPGNRTGTASYMAPELIKRMPTDQRIDVYSYAVTCYEMYTKQLPHGVDPTLTLDMIVQHINQAPIDIRELVPDIDDQVASTIMTGLAAKPEDRWDSVGAMLHRLRGAQERLEPESEYEYVDDEAVGDDDEYEYEYEDDDDGEWEYEYE from the coding sequence ATGCTGCTCATCAAAAAAATCCTTGTTCCGCTAATCAAACGGGCGCGATTGAAGAAGGTCAATATTGACGCACGCTTCATCAAGGAGCGTAAGCTGGGACAAGGGAGCATGTCGGAAGTTTGGCGGGCTAAGGACAAATTGAGCGGCCGCGTGGTGGCGTTGAAAATCTTGGACTTAGAAAAAACGGCGCGACTCGAAGCGCGGTTTGAAGGGTTGGCCAAGCCCTGCGAAGGGGAAGTCGCTATGAAATTGCGACACCCGCACATCGTTCGCACTTTAGAGCACGGCATCACCACCAACAACGAACAGTATTTGGTGATGGAATACGTCAACGGTGTGAGCCTGACGTTGCCTGTTGCTCTGCAGAACGAATTGATGCAATCGCACCGTTTGACATTCATCGTTCAAATCGGGGAAGGGTTGGACTATTTTCACAAACAAGGTTGGATCCACCGCGATTTGTGTCCCCGCAACATACTGGTCGACCGGCAGAATTCCATCAAACTGATCGACTTTGGCCTGGTGGTTCCCAACACACCGCCATTTCGCGCTCCCGGCAATCGCACCGGTACCGCTAGTTATATGGCGCCGGAATTGATCAAGCGGATGCCGACTGACCAGCGGATCGATGTCTATTCGTATGCCGTGACCTGCTATGAAATGTATACCAAACAGTTGCCGCATGGTGTGGATCCGACATTGACGCTGGATATGATTGTGCAGCACATCAATCAAGCACCGATCGACATCCGTGAACTGGTGCCCGACATCGACGACCAAGTGGCCTCGACAATCATGACGGGACTCGCGGCAAAACCGGAAGATCGTTGGGATTCGGTGGGAGCGATGTTGCACCGACTGCGCGGAGCCCAGGAACGCTTGGAACCCGAGTCCGAGTATGAATACGTCGATGACGAAGCGGTAGGCGATGACGACGAATATGAGTACGAGTATGAAGATGACGACGATGGGGAATGGGAGTACGAATACGAGTAA
- the accD gene encoding acetyl-CoA carboxylase, carboxyltransferase subunit beta: protein MSSVPEPDETGRNGHSHRPKRGVPEGLWLQCEGCSATVYRKTVDSRMGVCPECDYHFYVPTAERIRQLLDEGSFEEWFAELRPMDPLGFADRKPYAERLKAEQARTGLSEACVVGRGYMRGRPLALGITDSAFIMGSMGSVVGEKLTRTIELATERELSLVIVSGSGGGARMHEGILSLMQMGKVSAALARFHEAGGLFISVMTNPTMGGVAASFASLGDVNFAEPKALIGFAGPRVVEATVKVPLPPGFQTSEFMLEHGFVDRIVARADLRSEITRVIDYCGK from the coding sequence ATGAGTTCCGTCCCCGAACCGGATGAAACCGGCCGGAACGGACATTCCCACCGCCCAAAGCGGGGAGTGCCCGAAGGGCTGTGGTTGCAATGCGAAGGTTGCAGCGCCACCGTGTATCGCAAAACGGTCGATAGCCGGATGGGCGTCTGCCCGGAATGCGACTATCATTTTTACGTGCCGACCGCAGAGCGGATTCGTCAACTGTTGGACGAAGGCAGCTTTGAAGAATGGTTCGCGGAATTGCGACCCATGGACCCGCTGGGTTTTGCGGACCGCAAACCGTATGCGGAACGACTAAAGGCCGAGCAAGCCCGGACCGGCTTATCGGAAGCCTGTGTTGTCGGGCGGGGTTACATGCGTGGCCGACCGCTGGCGTTGGGTATCACCGATTCGGCGTTCATCATGGGAAGCATGGGCTCTGTGGTTGGTGAGAAATTGACCCGGACCATCGAACTGGCGACCGAGCGTGAACTGTCACTGGTCATTGTCAGCGGCTCTGGCGGCGGCGCGCGGATGCATGAGGGAATCTTATCGTTGATGCAAATGGGCAAAGTCTCAGCTGCGTTGGCGCGATTTCACGAAGCGGGGGGACTGTTTATTTCGGTGATGACCAATCCCACGATGGGGGGCGTGGCGGCCAGTTTCGCATCGTTGGGGGATGTCAATTTTGCCGAACCAAAAGCATTGATCGGTTTCGCCGGGCCCCGGGTCGTGGAGGCCACTGTCAAAGTCCCGCTGCCCCCGGGATTTCAAACCAGCGAGTTCATGTTGGAACATGGTTTTGTTGACCGTATCGTGGCCCGTGCGGATTTGCGCAGTGAAATCACCCGCGTCATTGACTATTGCGGGAAATGA